The following proteins are co-located in the Phragmites australis chromosome 10, lpPhrAust1.1, whole genome shotgun sequence genome:
- the LOC133930605 gene encoding STOREKEEPER protein-like — MPSKRPSPHAMDEPAAATPRSKKRSSRSKSRARDLRRHSPNPNPSSRRDRDLEHGSVAPSRKSDRKPKPRAFPDSATAMAAAAAAAAAASPSSGGRSRGHGAAQKLWSDADEVALLTGAAAFKARTGIAPRLPDMADLFESLRDSLAPHLDQAKVYYKLKRLKSKFQHTVPGATSSSHERRVRDLSADLWGAELARSVEDDADAEEADEGDADEGYSGGDTEVAVRLPIVREVLGEYWRLNGQALSGVSLEKGLEVLSSEQASVAEVKWRRQLEADMRMQMRRHDLGKEVYGLLIDAIRGLGP, encoded by the coding sequence ATGCCCTCCAAGCGGCCGTCCCCGCACGCCATGGACgaacccgccgccgccactcccCGCTCCAAGAAGCGCTCCTCCCGCTCCAAGTCCCGGGCCCGCGACCTCCGCCGCCACTCCcccaaccctaaccctagctccCGCCGCGACCGCGACCTGGAGCACGGCTCCGTCGCGCCCTCCCGCAAGAGCGACCGCAAGCCCAAGCCGCGCGCCTTCCCGGACTCCGCcacggccatggcggcggcggcggccgccgcggccgccgcctccccctcctccgGAGGCCGCAGCAGGGGCCACGGTGCCGCCCAGAAGCTCTGGTCCGACGCCGACGAGGTCGCGCTGCTCACGGGCGCGGCCGCCTTCAAGGCGCGCACCGGCATCGCCCCACGGCTCCCGGACATGGCTGACCTGTTCGAGTCCCTCAGGGACTCCCTCGCCCCGCACCTTGACCAGGCCAAGGTGTACTACAAGCTGAAGCGCCTCAAGAGCAAGTTCCAGCACACCGTACCGGGCGCCACCAGCAGCTCGCACGAGCGCCGGGTGCGCGACCTCTCCGCGGATCTCTGGGGCGCTGAGCTCGCACGCTCGGTAGAGGATGACGCGGACGCTGAGGAGGCCGATGAAGGGGATGCTGACGAGGGATACTCTGGTGGGGACACGGAGGTGGCGGTGAGACTGCCTATCGTGAGGGAGGTGCTTGGAGAGTACTGGAGGTTGAATGGGCAGGCGTTGTCAGGGGTATCGCTGGAGAAGGGATTAGAGGTGCTTAGCTCAGAGCAGGCTAGTGTGGCTGAGGTCAAGTGGAGGCGACAGCTTGAGGCGGATATGCGCATGCAGATGCGCCGGCATGATCTGGGAAAAGAGGTCTATGGCTTGCTCATCGATGCCATCAGAGGCCTAGGGCCTTAG